Proteins co-encoded in one Bacillus paramycoides genomic window:
- a CDS encoding dihydrolipoamide acetyltransferase family protein — MAVENITMPQLGESVTEGTISKWLVNVGDHVNKYDPLAEVMTDKVNAEVPSSFTGIVKELIAGEGDTLAVGEVVCVIQVEGADEVAATAVEEKTKEEPKAEVTTPEKAPKAKQPTDGKPRFSPAVLKLAGEHNVDLDLVEGTGANGRITRKDILKLVESGNIPQAGAKKEEAVAAVVEARPEAPKAAPVAQKVEAAKPVSVPTMPGDIEIPVTGVRKAIAANMLRSKHEAPHAWMMIEVDVTNLVSYRNSIKGDFKKREGFNLTFFAFFVKAVAQALKEYPQINSMWAGDKIVQKKDINLSIAVATEDELFVPVIKHADEKTIKGIAREITELAGKVRTKSLKADEMQGGTFTINNTGSFGSVQSMGIINYPQAAILQVESIVKRPVIMDNGMFGARDMVNLCLSLDHRVLDGLVCGKFLGRVKEILENTSENNTSVY, encoded by the coding sequence ATGGCTGTAGAAAATATTACAATGCCTCAGCTCGGGGAGAGCGTTACAGAGGGTACAATTAGTAAATGGCTCGTGAATGTTGGCGATCACGTAAACAAGTATGATCCGCTTGCAGAAGTAATGACTGATAAAGTAAATGCTGAAGTACCATCTTCTTTCACTGGTATTGTGAAAGAGTTAATCGCTGGTGAAGGTGATACGTTAGCTGTAGGTGAAGTAGTTTGTGTGATTCAAGTAGAAGGCGCAGATGAAGTAGCAGCAACAGCTGTTGAGGAAAAAACAAAAGAAGAACCAAAGGCAGAAGTAACTACTCCTGAAAAAGCACCGAAAGCAAAACAACCAACTGATGGAAAACCACGTTTTTCACCAGCTGTGTTAAAACTTGCGGGTGAGCATAACGTGGATTTAGATTTAGTAGAAGGTACGGGAGCAAATGGCCGTATCACTCGTAAAGATATTTTAAAGCTAGTGGAATCTGGAAATATTCCGCAAGCAGGTGCGAAAAAAGAGGAAGCGGTAGCGGCAGTAGTAGAAGCGCGTCCAGAAGCACCAAAAGCCGCGCCGGTAGCACAAAAGGTAGAAGCTGCGAAACCAGTTTCTGTACCAACAATGCCTGGCGATATCGAAATTCCAGTAACAGGTGTGCGTAAAGCAATCGCAGCGAACATGTTGCGTAGTAAACACGAAGCACCACATGCTTGGATGATGATTGAAGTAGATGTGACAAACCTTGTGTCATACCGTAATTCAATTAAAGGTGATTTCAAAAAGCGTGAAGGCTTTAACTTAACGTTCTTTGCTTTCTTCGTAAAAGCAGTAGCACAAGCGTTAAAAGAATATCCTCAAATTAATTCAATGTGGGCTGGCGATAAAATCGTTCAGAAGAAAGATATTAACCTTTCTATCGCTGTTGCAACAGAGGACGAACTATTTGTACCAGTAATTAAACATGCAGACGAGAAGACAATTAAAGGTATCGCTCGTGAAATTACAGAGCTTGCAGGAAAAGTACGTACGAAATCGTTAAAAGCGGACGAAATGCAAGGCGGAACATTTACAATTAATAATACAGGATCATTCGGTTCTGTTCAATCTATGGGTATTATTAATTACCCACAAGCGGCCATTTTACAAGTTGAATCAATTGTAAAACGCCCAGTAATTATGGATAATGGCATGTTTGGTGCTCGTGACATGGTTAACTTATGTTTATCACTTGATCACCGTGTACTAGATGGCTTAGTTTGTGGTAAGTTCTTAGGACGTGTAAAAGAAATTTTAGAAAATACGTCAGAAAATAATACGTCTGTATATTAA
- the bfmBAB gene encoding 3-methyl-2-oxobutanoate dehydrogenase subunit beta yields the protein MAVMSYIDAITLAMREEMERDEKVFVLGEDVGKKGGVFKATHGLYDQFGEDRALDTPLAESAIAGVAIGAAMYGMRPIAEMQFADFIMPAVNQIVSEAAKIRYRSNNDWTCPITVRAPFGGGVHGALYHSQSVEAMFANQPGLKIVIPSTPYDAKGLLKAAIRDEDPVLFFEHKRAYRLIKGEVPEDDYVLPIGKADVKREGDDITVITYGLCVHFALQAAEKLAQDGISAHILDLRTVYPLDKEAIIEAASKTGKVLLVTEDNKEGSIMSEVAAIIAENCLFDLDAPIARLAGPDVPAMPYAPTMEKFFMVNPDKVEKAMRELAEF from the coding sequence ATGGCTGTAATGTCTTATATTGATGCTATTACATTAGCAATGCGCGAGGAAATGGAACGCGATGAGAAAGTATTCGTTTTAGGTGAAGATGTTGGTAAAAAAGGTGGCGTATTTAAAGCGACACACGGATTATATGATCAATTTGGTGAAGATCGTGCGCTAGATACACCACTTGCAGAATCTGCAATCGCTGGAGTAGCAATTGGTGCGGCAATGTATGGAATGCGTCCAATCGCTGAAATGCAGTTTGCTGATTTCATCATGCCAGCAGTAAACCAAATTGTTTCTGAGGCAGCAAAAATTCGTTACCGTTCTAATAATGATTGGACTTGTCCAATCACAGTTCGTGCGCCATTTGGCGGCGGTGTTCACGGTGCATTGTATCATTCACAATCTGTAGAAGCGATGTTTGCAAACCAACCTGGTTTAAAAATTGTTATTCCTTCTACACCATATGATGCAAAAGGCTTACTAAAAGCTGCAATTCGTGATGAAGATCCAGTATTATTCTTTGAGCATAAACGTGCATATCGCTTAATTAAAGGTGAAGTGCCAGAAGATGATTACGTATTACCAATCGGAAAAGCAGATGTAAAACGTGAAGGTGATGATATTACTGTTATCACATACGGATTATGTGTTCACTTTGCTCTTCAAGCAGCTGAAAAGTTAGCACAAGATGGAATCTCTGCACACATTCTTGATTTACGTACTGTATATCCATTAGATAAAGAAGCAATCATTGAAGCAGCTTCTAAAACAGGTAAAGTTCTTCTTGTAACAGAAGACAATAAAGAAGGAAGTATTATGAGTGAAGTGGCAGCAATTATTGCTGAAAACTGTCTGTTTGATTTAGATGCGCCAATCGCACGTCTTGCAGGTCCAGACGTACCAGCAATGCCATATGCACCAACAATGGAAAAATTCTTTATGGTAAATCCAGATAAAGTTGAAAAAGCAATGCGTGAGCTTGCGGAATTTTAA
- the bfmBAA gene encoding 3-methyl-2-oxobutanoate dehydrogenase subunit alpha: MAEVKEKRHEELGLSDEQVLEMFRTMLLARKIDERMWLLNRAGKIPFVISCQGQEAAQVGAAFALDREKDYALPYYRDMGVVLAFGMTAKELMLSGFAKAGDPNSGGRQMPGHFGQKKNRIVTGSSPVTTQVPHAVGIALAGKMEKKDLVTFVTFGEGSSNQGDFHEGANFAGVHKLPVIFMCENNKYAISIPVEKQLACKNVSDRAIGYGMPGYTVDGNDPLAVYKAVKEAADRGRRGEGPTLIETVSYRLTAHSSDDDDRVYRDKEEVEEAKKNDSIITFAAYLKEVGVLTEESEKQMLDEIMHIVNEATEYAENAPYAAPEDALKHVYAE; this comes from the coding sequence ATGGCAGAAGTAAAAGAAAAGCGCCATGAAGAGCTTGGCTTAAGTGATGAGCAAGTATTAGAAATGTTCCGTACGATGTTACTTGCACGTAAAATCGATGAACGTATGTGGTTATTAAACCGCGCTGGTAAAATTCCATTCGTAATTTCTTGTCAAGGACAAGAGGCAGCACAAGTTGGAGCAGCATTCGCTCTTGATAGAGAGAAAGATTATGCATTACCATACTACCGTGATATGGGTGTTGTACTAGCGTTTGGTATGACAGCGAAAGAGCTTATGCTATCTGGTTTCGCGAAAGCTGGAGATCCAAACTCTGGTGGTCGTCAAATGCCTGGTCACTTTGGTCAAAAGAAAAATCGTATTGTGACAGGTTCATCTCCAGTAACAACGCAAGTACCACATGCAGTTGGTATTGCATTAGCAGGAAAAATGGAAAAGAAAGATTTAGTAACGTTTGTTACATTCGGAGAAGGCTCTTCTAACCAAGGGGATTTCCATGAAGGGGCAAACTTTGCTGGCGTACACAAGTTACCTGTTATTTTCATGTGTGAAAATAATAAATACGCAATCTCTATTCCAGTTGAAAAACAATTAGCATGTAAAAATGTATCAGACCGTGCAATTGGATACGGTATGCCTGGATATACAGTAGATGGAAATGATCCGCTTGCAGTATATAAAGCTGTAAAAGAAGCGGCAGACCGTGGCCGCCGTGGTGAAGGTCCAACATTAATTGAAACAGTATCATATCGTTTAACAGCACATTCAAGTGACGATGATGATCGTGTTTATCGTGATAAAGAAGAAGTAGAAGAAGCGAAGAAAAATGATTCGATTATAACATTTGCTGCTTATTTAAAAGAGGTTGGCGTGTTAACTGAGGAATCTGAAAAACAAATGTTAGACGAAATTATGCATATCGTAAACGAAGCAACAGAATATGCAGAAAATGCTCCGTATGCAGCACCTGAAGATGCATTGAAGCACGTATACGCAGAATAG